Sequence from the Zeugodacus cucurbitae isolate PBARC_wt_2022May chromosome 2, idZeuCucr1.2, whole genome shotgun sequence genome:
acggactataacttttcaagaccccagatatcgggTGTTGaattcagcgcctaagggtaaattttaaccgaaaatattggtaaatctcttagataatttaatgtaattcagagtaaattgttttcttctaatagtgtgtctctgttccaaaaattattaaaatcggataataacatctcctagctcccacgtacctaattataggttttttcaaaaatacggtgggctttaatctacatatatgtattggttaatatgtgagatactatatctttgcgaaattaagtgcgtgtatagttttggatatagtgtacctagctggtgaaaatgaatgaaatcggttcaggaattacctcagccctcatgcactatataggacgattttcgttattctattaaactttgtgccgaatttataggtaaatttgggtgttatcttattaaaatttcttcaatacattgcgacagtataaaatgttcggttgcacccgaacttagcctttccttacttgtttatatttattgttatctatactaatattataaagaggaaatgtttgtttttttgtttgtttgtgtcgaataggctccgaaactactgaaccgatttgaaaaaccgtttcaccgttggaaagctatactatccctgagtgacttaggctatatttagtttaaaaaaaatagggttccttaccaaaactccgataatgtaaaaaaaataccaaaaaactttctttaatcgcgaatgctgcgaaaacgattgaagatataacaaagtgatgtactacaattttgtagaacttacaATAACTTAGTAGATactcacaataagcgattttatataaaaaaattaattaaaataccactacttgaaaaggctctttatttataccttagtattaatccttatcgaaataaataatttattatttaagatcgcttcaaaacctttatataactttttgaattattagattctgacataccattcaaaagatatcactagttaaaaattttgaaatttttgtatggtcctgtgcggaattaaaaataattgtcgcttgataataatatgatataaaaatgaattgctgttcgtttgtgccgcaaaaaaacgagaacggccaaaccgatctggctaattttagtcttgaaatattcgtggaaggccagaaaaagattagaaagtgagtacatatgaaaaaatttcgaggaagataataataagagcattttattcgagttgacaagaaaaatataaaagagaaaccaaaaattataatttgaaggttgtcattgttgctttgttaaaatatttttgttattgttcaattgtataaggttgtgtcgatagcccaaaacaatttgtaacaaataaggaaaggctaagttcgggtccaaccgaacattttatactctcacaatttattgatgtaattttattaagataacacacaattttacctatatattcgacataaagtccaatagaaaatcatcatatataatatatgagggctgatgtaattccagaaccaatttcactcattttcaccaccaaggttaacgggaataggggcgacttggcacctgttagtaggcaaacatttggcacattcggccttgaaattactcctaaattgcaaatgaacgaaacaccagtcagcaaaatcgtcaaaaatagcgctttaacgaaaattttccaaatattcaagaagtcgttggaggtactgcacaggactttaaaagatcttgattgtcgatgaacgtttttggtggagccaggattctgttagtaggtgatttacgccagactcttccaattattcctggatcaactgttactgacgggctaatcgcatgcctaaagtcatttaatttgtggcgacacataaagtatcgccaattaacaactaacatatgagtgtttttgcaacaatatcaaattgcgattgtagaagcagttggaaatggtagggtcgcagttgacacctcgatggattaatagcatttccaacagatttctttcacttcattgactcgaaagagaagttttcctgacatgaaacctcaatatgataaccataaatgactgattgaatgacctatattggtggtaaaaaaataatatcgatgatcttaatgcgacaatttagaatttcggtccaagagagttgacacagctacttaccaggatgacgtagtcaactattctaaactatttaaaattgcctgtactttgcaattaaaagtagtgtgagttgtcatcatgctgcgtaacataaatcaacctcgagtaatcaatatcgtcgccgaagccaagattggaccaacttaatttaatgtataccttagccacaaaaacgtgtggccgggtctgctagtaaataaaaaattttgttattaacaataaataaatgtgatttttattctaaaagaaaaaaatattacatcgaagtatttgagaaaaacctgcataagtacctcgaggcacttaagcgggattcatttaagtgccatTTCCGCTTAAGTATCTCAAAAGTATTGTAtattaagaaggggcacttatGCGTGGATTACTGTACATTATTAGGGAGTTCCCAAGCCGTGCTATTTGTCATAATTGCGTTATTGTCTATTCAATTACAATAGTAAACTTAAACCAATACAACTTTGAGAGATATGTACGTTTAGTCTGCTATTTCTCTCTTTTATcctattttatcaatttatttttgatcaCGTGCTATATTCTTCATTATTTGCacctatgtatatttgtatatttctttctCTGTCGCACCAGATGATTAATTGCCGAAATAGTACATACAATCGAACGGAAAATAGTATGGGATGCTCACACGCTACTATGGAAATTCAATAACACACtatttaaataaaccaaaaaggAATCTTGTGAACTTTGAAAACGAATCATCAAAGTAGGCACAATCAGCTTCCAAATTAACCCATTGTAGTTCTGTAGTGCATTTGTGGCATTTACCAACATCAAATCTGAAAGAGggaaagaaaaaatacaatttagaaGTTAGACATTTTTCATTAATCCAAAGCCATGTGTTGACTAACGGAAAGAAATCATTATAGGTAAATAAACTATTAAAGAATATTGGGGCTAGAGTAAGGACCATACTCAAGAATCTGTTTCCTCTTTAAAAGTAAGCAGAATTACGTCGATTTAATCACGAAATCTCTACGCCTCCCTTGAACTATTTGAATTGTATTTTCAATCAGTTTATATTGCTGCTGTGGCATCCGGTGCCCTTTCAATATCAGGTAATACTAGATATTTTAATCTGTATCTGTATCACTAATCCCACAGAATTCCAATCATTTCCATTGGCTCAAACACAATTTTTAGTAACAGTCTGatgtctttaaaattttcttattatactAGTTTTTCTGTTGAACTTACTTGCAACCTATGTGAACAATTGTTCCCGGtaatatattttcacatttaactTTAGAACTTTTTAACGTACAATAGGCCGAATTGTCTGCAATCCATTGGTGAGAACAGTAACGAGGTTTCTGATATTTAATAGGATATCGAGCTGTCGTGTTTGTTGCTGGCTCTTCAGTAAAATCAGGAATTATTGTTGTGCTATTGTCAGCCAGTTCACAAAATTCTACAGCTTCATCGCTCTTGTCCCAGCATTCTTCTGTGCCATTACACTTTGCGCTGAGGTCTATGCAGGCCCCGTAATTGCAttgaaattgtgtgttttcgtCGCATACATCCATGGTGCATAAGTTAGGCCATTCATCGCTCCCGTCAGCACAATCCACTACACCATTACATTTGTCCATGGTCCGAACACACTGACCGGACCAGCATTTCATTTGTCCAAATCTGaagttaaatattatatgatCTATTAGTATGAATCCGTATAGGCGTATAATAAGGTTTATAGGCATTTATGGACTTGAAGGCGAGTTCAATCCGTATACTCGTATGCACAATACCTTAAtagtataagtacatatgtatatcaacatttatatattttcaccaAAATAATGAAAGCACAATTTTCTAATGATTTTACCCAGCACAATTTTTGCGTTGCTCTTCTTCGCCAAATTTATCTTCAAGGCGTCTTTTGAGACACATCTCATGTTCTTCATCCGATGAATCCAAACAATCGTCAACACCATCACAAATCCGTTCGATCGATATGCAAGCCCCATAAGCACAGCGAAAATTTGCCTCCGCACATTGTGTATCTCTGCAAACTTCCTCGTTCTCGTCAGAACTATCGCGACAGTGTCTGATGCCATCGCAGACTTCGTATATTGGGATACATGCGCCACTGCGACATGGCCATTTATCCGCCTCATCAGGGCAGTTGGAACGTATTTTCTCTGATTCTATTGCACTGACTGTTGGAAATTAAaactgtttaatatttttgttattattattatattttcttattttttttcattcaacaaATCACTTGTAGTTCTTTGCTCACCATTTCTTGCAATACTGCCGAGTACACTGACAAGAAACAGTGCTGATAGTATGcggtacattgttgttgtttttttttatgaatgctCAATGATAAGCCGATGTCTGTATTCTTCGCACTTCAATTGTATACTGAATTACTTGAATCTGGtgcgttttcgaaaatttgtctATACCACATGATTTCCTTATCATACACAAGTGTGCCGTAATCAGAAACGcttttgtaaaaacaacaataacgagAAATATATTGAATGCTGTAGGAATAATCTAGTCAGCATTAAAATGTTACCGATTTAGTTTTAATAATGGCTGTAGTtcagatttaagaaaaaatattttcgctatAAAACAAAGTAATAAGAAACGAGGAAGTGGTAGTACAGGAAGGGCTCGACctttaataagttaaaaaagcttCTAATAAGCCTCCATATTGAGTTGAGTAAGGCGCATAGATATCTCGGACACAAAGTTTTAAAATCACTACATAGCTCACTAAGTTATACTATATGTCATATACTCACTTAGTTTCATTACAAAAATTTGTTACATGTATCCTAACTCCATCTCTTTGAttggcatatgtacatatacaaagaTTTAGTGTGGTATAATTATATTAAGGGTATGAGGTCTAGATGGATTTCATAGCTATATTGTGGCTAGAAAAGCTAAATGTAttcacttttaaaataaattcagcTTGAAAATTTGCTACCACTTAAATTTCATGAATATGACTCATGTACCGATATACATTTTGGAGATATCATATAACTTTTGGAGATACATATAACTTTTGTCAGAACAATCCtatacataatttatatgcaatgCGCTCCATTTCTAAGTTTCCTCAGAATTACATTAacatatctgaaagatttg
This genomic interval carries:
- the LOC105213585 gene encoding low-density lipoprotein receptor 1 yields the protein MYRILSALFLVSVLGSIARNVSAIESEKIRSNCPDEADKWPCRSGACIPIYEVCDGIRHCRDSSDENEEVCRDTQCAEANFRCAYGACISIERICDGVDDCLDSSDEEHEMCLKRRLEDKFGEEEQRKNCAGFGQMKCWSGQCVRTMDKCNGVVDCADGSDEWPNLCTMDVCDENTQFQCNYGACIDLSAKCNGTEECWDKSDEAVEFCELADNSTTIIPDFTEEPATNTTARYPIKYQKPRYCSHQWIADNSAYCTLKSSKVKCENILPGTIVHIGCKFDVGKCHKCTTELQWVNLEADCAYFDDSFSKFTRFLFGLFK